Proteins from a single region of Bacteroidota bacterium:
- a CDS encoding RNA pseudouridine synthase: MQLAPQVIFEDNHLIAINKRPGEISQGDKTNDIPLVESIKDYLKQKYNKPGNVYAGLIHRIDRPVSGVLIFAKTSKAGERMSQIIRDRQFKKTYWAIVKNKPQQETAILKHHLLKNEKMNKSFAYAEKKGDSKEAILQYNLIAASERYFLLEVDPQTGRHHQIRAQLAAIGCPIKGDLKYGFDRSNKDGSVSLHARKLEFIHPIKNEPVIITADPPEDPVWNAFMELTGAKK; encoded by the coding sequence ATGCAACTAGCACCACAAGTAATTTTTGAAGACAATCATTTAATCGCCATCAACAAGCGGCCGGGTGAAATTTCACAGGGTGATAAAACAAATGATATTCCGTTAGTTGAAAGTATTAAAGATTATCTCAAACAAAAATATAATAAACCCGGTAATGTATATGCCGGTTTAATTCACCGTATCGACAGGCCGGTGAGTGGTGTATTAATTTTTGCAAAAACAAGTAAGGCAGGTGAACGTATGTCGCAAATTATTCGCGACAGGCAATTTAAAAAAACATATTGGGCAATAGTAAAAAATAAACCGCAGCAGGAAACTGCTATTCTGAAACATCATTTATTAAAAAATGAAAAGATGAATAAAAGTTTTGCTTATGCGGAAAAAAAGGGTGACAGTAAAGAAGCTATTTTACAATACAATTTAATTGCTGCAAGTGAACGATATTTTTTACTGGAAGTAGACCCTCAAACAGGGCGCCACCACCAGATCAGAGCGCAGCTTGCTGCAATAGGCTGCCCTATTAAAGGCGATTTAAAATATGGATTTGATCGTTCCAATAAAGATGGCAGTGTTAGTTTACATGCACGCAAACTGGAATTTATTCATCCGATAAAAAATGAGCCGGTAATAATAACAGCCGATCCACCGGAAGACCCGGTATGGAATGCTTTTATGGAACTAACAGGGGCAAAAAAATAA
- a CDS encoding VCBS repeat-containing protein — protein MKYLGIMNLKNIILSAGAATLLFASSCKLFSNGDGDPRGTAIIDPKREVTLDGNSGKLFDILTGKSTGITFVNDLRETYEVNWWRYSYIYNGGAVSIGDVNNDNLPDLFFTGNLVESKLFLNKGNLKFEDITAKSGITTSKEKWPYGSSMVDVDGDGDLDIYVAMSRWDKPERRTDEFWVNNGDGTFTEQAKAFGIADQSYSTHANFFDYDNDGDLDMYLATHPVDFIDKNKTKYFQKIEQGKNLSNMFYINNGDNTFTESHLKVGINNHGYGLSATVGDINDDGFQDVFVSNDYAMYDYVYINNGDGTFRDESLKAIKKTSINSMGTDISDFNNDGFLDMFVVDMDMEDNYTYKTFMLSSQVEVMRILINAGYGYQNRSNSLQLNNGDGTFSEISRTANVSTTDWSWTTFFTDFDNDGWKDLYIANGFLRDFHVDESETYHKLRRAVRIEDSTVYYEVKKELPTYVLDHPNFIFKNNGDLTFKDMRDEWGIYYPSITYGGGYVDLDNDGDMDIVTSNVNETPWVYRNNSEKMNTGNNWIQFKFKGYAKNSGGLGTKVKIYCGDQMQYIQHTASRGYITTIQDDCHFGLGKSQKVDLVEIEWLDGSKQIMTDVPVNQVVLLDHANASKSVKFAEHPKGAKIFVRKTEELKTDFAHEEAEYDDYLREYMLPHKMSTLGSGIAVGDVNGDGTEDFYIGGGAGQSGALYTQNANGTFTKTAWQQAANEAASEDAGALFFDADGDGDNDLYVATGSNEFAANDAKYADHLYINDGKGGFTIANGALPGINSSSSSVVGADYDKDGDIDLFIGGRQIPGRYLAPASSYILQNNGGKFSDVTEQAAPMLKDIGMITSGLWTDFDNDNSLDLILTGDWMAVTFLKNKGGKFVDVTQNTGLTNATGWWQSITGADFDNDGDMDYVVGNFGTNRRYKNTTAVSDGHPLPLEAYLYDFDKANNEDFILCYYQHDKLFPVKTRERMLEQIPTMAEKYPTWGSYGDATVQDMFGDDLKKAIHRTAYIFHTSVLMNEGNGKFTMKFLPNEAQISSTFGIVTDDFNEDGIMDILLHGNFYNTEIEITRHDAGTGLLLYGKGDGTFAPQRGFISGFKSDGDAKALATILDSKTKQPVYLIGNSNGKMESYGLIKTAQIIELNANDAYAIVTMKDGKKAKVEFYAGSGYLSQSVKMIRITALTAQVDVYDYKGSMRTVFPAALSAK, from the coding sequence ATGAAATATTTAGGCATTATGAACTTAAAAAACATTATTTTATCTGCAGGAGCGGCAACATTATTGTTCGCTTCTTCATGCAAACTTTTTTCCAATGGTGATGGTGACCCGCGTGGCACGGCAATTATTGACCCGAAACGTGAAGTAACTTTAGATGGTAACTCCGGAAAATTGTTCGACATACTTACAGGAAAATCAACAGGTATTACTTTTGTTAACGACTTACGTGAAACTTATGAAGTAAACTGGTGGAGATATTCTTATATCTACAACGGTGGTGCAGTTTCGATCGGTGACGTAAATAATGATAACCTGCCGGATTTATTTTTTACAGGTAACCTTGTAGAAAGTAAATTGTTTCTGAATAAAGGCAATTTGAAATTTGAAGATATTACCGCAAAATCAGGTATCACTACCTCAAAAGAAAAATGGCCTTATGGCTCTTCTATGGTAGATGTTGACGGTGATGGCGATCTTGATATTTATGTTGCTATGAGCCGTTGGGATAAACCTGAACGCAGAACCGATGAGTTTTGGGTAAACAATGGTGATGGCACTTTTACCGAACAAGCGAAAGCTTTTGGTATTGCCGACCAGTCGTACAGCACACATGCTAACTTCTTCGACTATGATAACGATGGCGACTTAGACATGTATCTTGCTACACACCCGGTTGATTTTATTGATAAAAACAAAACCAAATATTTTCAAAAAATTGAACAGGGCAAAAACTTAAGTAACATGTTTTATATCAACAATGGCGATAATACTTTTACAGAGTCGCATTTAAAAGTTGGTATCAATAATCATGGTTACGGATTAAGTGCAACAGTTGGAGATATTAATGATGACGGATTCCAGGATGTATTCGTTTCAAACGACTATGCCATGTATGATTACGTTTATATAAATAATGGTGATGGTACGTTCAGAGATGAATCATTAAAAGCAATTAAAAAAACATCCATCAACTCGATGGGAACCGATATTTCGGATTTCAATAATGATGGTTTCCTCGACATGTTTGTAGTGGATATGGATATGGAAGACAACTATACTTATAAAACATTTATGTTGTCGAGCCAGGTAGAAGTAATGCGCATTTTAATTAATGCAGGTTACGGATATCAAAATCGTTCTAACTCATTACAATTAAATAATGGTGATGGTACTTTCTCTGAAATTTCAAGAACAGCAAATGTATCAACAACCGATTGGAGCTGGACAACCTTCTTTACCGATTTCGATAACGATGGCTGGAAAGATTTATACATTGCAAATGGCTTCTTACGCGATTTCCACGTGGATGAATCTGAAACATATCACAAACTGAGAAGAGCAGTTCGTATTGAAGACTCTACCGTTTATTATGAAGTGAAAAAAGAATTACCTACTTATGTGCTCGATCACCCGAATTTTATTTTCAAAAATAATGGTGACCTTACATTCAAAGATATGCGCGATGAATGGGGAATTTATTATCCTTCCATTACTTACGGTGGTGGTTATGTAGATTTAGATAATGATGGTGATATGGATATCGTTACTTCAAACGTAAATGAAACACCTTGGGTTTATCGCAATAACAGCGAAAAAATGAATACCGGTAACAACTGGATTCAGTTTAAGTTTAAAGGTTATGCTAAAAACTCCGGTGGTTTAGGAACTAAAGTAAAAATTTATTGTGGTGACCAGATGCAATATATTCAACACACTGCTTCTCGTGGTTATATTACTACTATACAGGATGATTGTCATTTCGGTTTAGGTAAATCACAAAAAGTAGATTTAGTTGAAATTGAATGGTTAGATGGCTCAAAACAAATTATGACCGACGTACCTGTAAATCAGGTAGTATTATTAGATCATGCAAATGCATCTAAAAGCGTAAAATTTGCTGAACATCCAAAAGGTGCAAAAATATTTGTTCGCAAAACTGAAGAATTAAAAACTGACTTCGCACACGAAGAAGCAGAATATGATGATTACCTGCGCGAATATATGTTACCTCATAAAATGAGCACATTAGGTTCAGGTATTGCTGTGGGTGATGTAAATGGTGATGGCACTGAAGATTTTTATATCGGTGGTGGAGCAGGACAGTCAGGTGCATTGTATACGCAAAATGCAAACGGCACATTTACAAAAACTGCTTGGCAACAAGCCGCAAACGAAGCAGCTTCTGAAGATGCCGGTGCATTATTTTTTGATGCCGATGGCGATGGCGACAACGATTTATATGTTGCAACAGGTAGTAATGAATTTGCTGCAAATGATGCAAAATATGCTGACCATTTATATATAAATGATGGCAAAGGTGGTTTCACAATTGCAAATGGTGCATTGCCCGGAATTAATTCCAGCAGCTCATCTGTAGTTGGTGCCGATTATGATAAAGATGGTGATATCGATTTATTTATTGGTGGTCGTCAAATCCCTGGTCGTTACCTTGCACCTGCGTCAAGTTATATTTTACAAAACAACGGTGGTAAATTCAGCGATGTTACTGAACAGGCTGCTCCAATGCTGAAAGATATCGGTATGATAACTTCAGGATTATGGACCGATTTTGATAATGATAATTCACTCGATCTGATTTTAACCGGCGACTGGATGGCTGTTACCTTCCTTAAAAATAAAGGCGGAAAATTTGTTGATGTTACCCAAAATACAGGATTAACAAATGCAACAGGCTGGTGGCAAAGTATTACCGGTGCCGATTTTGATAATGATGGTGATATGGATTACGTAGTTGGTAACTTCGGAACAAACAGAAGGTATAAAAATACCACAGCTGTTTCTGACGGACATCCACTTCCGCTTGAAGCATATTTATACGATTTCGATAAAGCAAATAACGAAGACTTTATTTTATGTTATTATCAGCACGATAAATTGTTCCCGGTAAAAACACGTGAACGTATGTTGGAACAAATACCAACTATGGCTGAAAAATACCCTACGTGGGGTTCTTATGGCGATGCAACCGTTCAGGATATGTTTGGTGATGATTTGAAAAAAGCAATTCACCGCACTGCATATATTTTCCATACTTCGGTATTAATGAATGAAGGCAACGGTAAATTCACCATGAAGTTTCTACCTAACGAAGCTCAGATATCTTCTACATTCGGTATTGTAACCGACGACTTTAATGAAGATGGTATCATGGATATTTTATTACATGGTAACTTCTACAATACAGAAATCGAAATTACACGTCACGATGCCGGTACAGGATTGTTATTGTATGGTAAAGGTGATGGCACATTTGCACCACAACGTGGATTTATCAGCGGCTTTAAAAGTGATGGCGATGCAAAAGCGCTAGCAACCATTTTAGACAGCAAAACAAAACAACCTGTTTACCTTATTGGTAATTCAAATGGTAAAATGGAAAGTTATGGTTTGATAAAAACTGCACAAATAATCGAATTAAATGCAAATGATGCTTATGCGATTGTAACCATGAAAGATGGTAAAAAAGCTAAAGTAGAATTTTATGCCGGTTCAGGTTATTTAAGTCAGAGTGTAAAAATGATACGCATTACTGCATTAACTGCACAAGTTGATGTATATGATTATAAAGGTTCAATGCGCACGGTATTTCCTGCTGCATTAAGTGCCAAGTAA
- a CDS encoding DUF1684 domain-containing protein, translating into MGINLMRAKAFGMLVVSAAFFLGVGCNTSKKDETTISIVNDAAYFESVKQFRVSTNVLFYSANSPLADSLKPHFEGINYFPVDTNYKVIANFEKITSATTFSFPTTGDIADKYRLMGKIHFTLKNKNCVLEVYLNEDAPVDSKPTYFIPFYDLTNSVTTYGGGRFLDIPVITGNQTIIDFNMAYQPFCVYNHDFSCPIPPLKNKIEVAVMAGERL; encoded by the coding sequence ATGGGAATAAATTTAATGCGTGCTAAAGCTTTTGGAATGTTGGTTGTATCAGCTGCATTTTTTTTGGGGGTGGGATGTAATACTTCCAAAAAAGATGAAACAACAATTTCAATTGTAAATGATGCGGCATATTTTGAAAGTGTGAAACAATTCCGTGTAAGCACGAACGTATTGTTTTACAGTGCAAATTCACCATTGGCTGATTCATTAAAACCACATTTTGAGGGTATAAATTATTTTCCGGTAGATACAAATTATAAGGTGATTGCCAATTTTGAAAAAATAACCAGTGCAACCACATTTTCATTTCCTACAACCGGTGATATCGCCGATAAATATCGTTTGATGGGTAAAATACATTTTACGCTAAAAAATAAAAATTGTGTTTTAGAAGTGTATTTAAATGAAGATGCGCCGGTAGATTCTAAGCCGACTTATTTTATTCCTTTTTATGACCTTACCAACAGCGTAACAACTTATGGTGGGGGTCGGTTTCTTGATATTCCGGTAATTACCGGTAATCAAACCATTATCGATTTTAATATGGCCTATCAGCCGTTTTGTGTTTATAATCACGATTTTTCGTGCCCGATTCCGCCTTTAAAAAATAAAATTGAGGTAGCGGTAATGGCAGGTGAACGCTTATAA
- a CDS encoding VCBS repeat-containing protein codes for MKSIKTPIVIIGMLVLVYSCSSNKQGKEYLNDWKFTENIDKAKIVKTDVETGKMFDILTSKTTGITFNNELIETFDLNYYRYGYSYNGAGVGVGDFNNDGLQDLYFSGNVVPDRIYINKGNMQFEDITAKSGINQKPGWSTGVTVVDVNEDGFKDIYVCRARFEDPVKRRNLLYINNGDLTFTEKGEEFGLADDSYSTQANFFDADNDGDLDVYIVTHPTDFKDKNKQKNFQKIEDGSNMSNRFYRNEGNGKFTECHKEVGINNHGFGLSVTTGDINNDGWMDVFVGNDYIMHDYTYINQGDGTFKEMSREVLNKTAYYGMGTDIADYNNDGLLDMFTVDMDIEGNYGTKTFMQSNKQTFLRTLVNGGYLQQYGRNALQLNNGVGKFSEVANFAGVSTTGWSWSPLFADYDNDGNKDLYVSNGFLKDSHMDIMEVYIKLTRANRLSDSSEYYELRKQIPENSVLEWPNAMFHNNGDLTFEDVREDWGLYFPSTSYGAAYADLDNDGDVDIVVNNANLESYIARNNSSKLTTNKYLRVDLQGEKSNPDGLGTKIYVTTGNKTQLVQMETVKGYQSCSEPVAHFGLGTAEKVDKVVVVWLDGKENVATEVTTNQTLVFAHKDAIKPAKTNVPMQDKLFVDATKDLQIDFVHKENEFDDFDREFLIPHELSNLGPGLAVGDINGDGMEDFFVGGAKNQSGAVYLQAANGTFTKGTFAAGVEDIQSEDQGAIFFDADGDSDLDLYVVSGGSDFPKDDGHLMDRLYINDGKGNFNIASGALPQMISSGSIAAAQDYDKDGDMDLFIGGRMIPGNYPYPTGSYILQNNKGKFTDVTKAVAPDLMEIGMVSAGLWTDYNNDGDYDLIITGEWMPITVFENNGGKFKNITSSTGLSESTGWWNSLTAGDFDNDGDMDYVAGNFGINLKYRPKEKPIELFYDDYDDNGTHDIIMGYWQHDKLYPQKTRERMIEQMKGVEEIFPDWDSYGRAEVWDFYGKKRMENSKLHYKANSFYTSYIENLGNNKFQVKKLPNEAQISTTFGIVAMDVNNDGFLDIVSHGNFYETEIETNTQDAGIGNVLLGNGDGSFTPLPARNSGFYSCMNAKALALICVGTNKTPVLITSNNNNKMEAFKLVSNEKSIALNNNDAYVIITYTDGKKRRQELYTGSGYLSQNSKSVIINSQVAEVTVYDNKGTARSVYGGVTALSAKH; via the coding sequence ATGAAATCTATCAAAACACCAATTGTAATTATTGGTATGCTTGTTCTTGTTTACAGCTGTAGCTCAAACAAACAAGGAAAAGAATACCTAAATGACTGGAAATTTACTGAGAACATTGACAAGGCGAAAATCGTTAAAACCGATGTGGAAACCGGCAAAATGTTCGATATCCTCACCAGTAAAACTACAGGCATTACTTTTAATAACGAGTTAATCGAAACCTTCGACCTCAACTACTACCGCTACGGATACTCCTATAATGGAGCCGGTGTTGGTGTTGGCGACTTCAATAATGATGGTTTACAGGACTTATATTTCTCCGGTAACGTTGTTCCGGACCGTATTTACATTAATAAAGGAAATATGCAGTTTGAAGATATCACCGCTAAAAGTGGTATCAATCAAAAACCGGGTTGGAGCACAGGCGTAACTGTGGTTGACGTTAACGAAGATGGCTTTAAAGACATCTATGTTTGCCGTGCCCGTTTCGAAGATCCTGTAAAACGCCGTAACCTGTTATATATTAACAACGGCGATTTAACATTTACAGAAAAAGGTGAAGAATTTGGTCTGGCTGATGACAGCTACTCTACACAAGCAAACTTTTTTGACGCAGATAACGATGGTGACCTCGATGTATACATTGTAACCCACCCTACCGACTTCAAAGACAAAAACAAACAAAAGAACTTCCAAAAAATTGAGGATGGTTCAAATATGAGTAACCGTTTCTATCGCAACGAAGGAAATGGAAAATTCACTGAATGTCACAAAGAAGTTGGTATTAATAACCACGGTTTCGGTTTATCCGTAACTACAGGTGATATTAATAACGATGGCTGGATGGATGTATTTGTTGGTAACGACTATATCATGCACGATTACACCTATATCAATCAGGGTGACGGAACATTTAAAGAAATGAGCCGCGAAGTTTTGAATAAAACTGCCTACTATGGTATGGGAACTGATATTGCCGATTATAATAATGATGGTTTATTAGACATGTTTACCGTTGATATGGATATTGAAGGTAACTATGGTACTAAAACCTTCATGCAATCAAATAAACAAACGTTTTTACGCACACTTGTAAACGGTGGTTATTTACAACAATATGGCCGCAACGCATTGCAGTTAAATAATGGTGTCGGTAAATTCAGTGAGGTTGCAAACTTTGCAGGTGTAAGTACCACCGGCTGGAGCTGGAGCCCTTTATTTGCTGATTATGATAATGACGGTAATAAAGATTTATACGTATCAAACGGATTTTTGAAAGACAGCCACATGGATATCATGGAGGTGTATATCAAATTAACACGCGCAAACCGTTTGAGTGATTCATCAGAATATTACGAATTAAGAAAACAAATACCTGAAAATTCAGTACTCGAATGGCCAAATGCTATGTTCCATAACAATGGTGACTTAACATTTGAAGATGTTCGTGAGGACTGGGGTTTATATTTCCCTTCAACTTCTTACGGTGCTGCATATGCCGATCTTGATAATGATGGCGACGTTGATATCGTGGTAAATAATGCCAACCTCGAATCATATATTGCAAGAAATAATTCTTCTAAATTAACAACCAATAAATATTTACGCGTTGACTTACAGGGTGAAAAATCGAACCCTGATGGTTTAGGTACTAAAATTTATGTTACCACCGGAAATAAAACACAATTGGTGCAAATGGAAACTGTAAAAGGTTATCAAAGCTGCAGTGAACCAGTTGCTCATTTCGGTTTAGGTACTGCAGAAAAAGTAGATAAAGTTGTGGTTGTTTGGTTAGATGGTAAAGAAAATGTTGCAACAGAGGTTACAACAAATCAAACTTTAGTGTTTGCACATAAAGACGCAATTAAACCCGCTAAAACAAATGTGCCAATGCAGGATAAATTATTTGTAGATGCAACAAAAGATTTACAAATTGATTTCGTACATAAAGAAAATGAATTTGATGATTTTGATCGCGAATTTTTAATTCCACACGAATTAAGCAATTTAGGACCCGGCCTGGCTGTTGGTGATATCAACGGTGATGGTATGGAAGATTTTTTTGTAGGTGGTGCTAAAAATCAAAGTGGTGCTGTTTATTTACAAGCAGCTAACGGCACATTTACAAAAGGCACATTTGCTGCAGGTGTTGAGGACATTCAAAGTGAAGATCAGGGAGCTATTTTCTTTGACGCAGATGGTGATAGCGATCTTGATTTATATGTTGTAAGTGGTGGTAGCGATTTCCCCAAAGATGATGGTCATTTAATGGATCGTTTATATATCAATGATGGCAAAGGTAATTTCAATATTGCTTCTGGCGCTTTACCACAAATGATTTCAAGTGGTTCAATTGCTGCTGCTCAGGATTATGATAAAGATGGCGATATGGATTTATTTATCGGTGGCAGAATGATACCGGGTAATTATCCTTATCCAACAGGAAGTTATATTCTTCAAAATAACAAAGGAAAATTCACCGATGTTACAAAAGCTGTTGCACCTGACTTAATGGAAATTGGTATGGTATCAGCAGGTTTGTGGACCGATTATAATAATGATGGTGATTACGATTTAATTATTACAGGCGAATGGATGCCAATAACCGTGTTTGAAAACAATGGTGGTAAATTTAAAAACATAACCAGTTCAACAGGATTAAGTGAATCAACAGGTTGGTGGAATAGTTTAACTGCCGGCGATTTTGATAACGATGGTGATATGGATTATGTTGCAGGTAACTTTGGTATCAATTTAAAATATCGTCCGAAAGAAAAACCAATCGAATTATTTTACGATGATTATGATGATAACGGAACACATGATATCATTATGGGTTACTGGCAGCACGATAAACTTTATCCTCAAAAAACCAGGGAACGTATGATTGAACAAATGAAAGGTGTGGAAGAAATTTTCCCGGATTGGGATAGTTACGGCCGCGCTGAAGTTTGGGATTTTTATGGTAAAAAACGTATGGAAAATTCCAAATTACATTATAAAGCAAATTCATTCTATACTTCGTATATCGAAAACCTTGGCAATAATAAATTCCAGGTGAAAAAATTACCTAACGAAGCTCAAATTTCTACCACATTTGGTATTGTAGCAATGGATGTAAATAATGATGGTTTCCTCGATATCGTATCACATGGTAACTTCTATGAAACTGAAATTGAAACAAATACACAGGATGCCGGTATTGGTAATGTGTTATTAGGAAATGGCGATGGTTCATTTACACCACTTCCTGCACGTAATTCAGGATTTTATTCTTGTATGAACGCAAAAGCACTTGCATTAATTTGTGTAGGTACAAATAAAACGCCGGTTTTAATTACTTCTAATAACAACAATAAAATGGAAGCATTTAAATTAGTAAGTAACGAAAAATCAATTGCATTAAACAATAACGACGCGTATGTAATTATCACTTATACTGATGGAAAAAAACGCCGTCAGGAATTATATACAGGTTCCGGTTATTTAAGCCAGAACTCAAAATCAGTGATTATTAACAGCCAGGTTGCAGAAGTAACTGTTTACGATAACAAAGGAACTGCTCGTTCAGTATATGGCGGCGTAACTGCATTATCAGCAAAACATTAA
- a CDS encoding PorT family protein gives MKKSLLTLMFIVLVGAAAQAQQGIHFGFHGQMNSIWILNQNNYEFSEMDYEYKFGPTLGLTLGYNWEDNFGIQVEFNYAQMGQDYSDIMKDFGPTEDPNKPDLQTKVLTYRYVDLNYLQVPVLFKYMEGDNKDAIKYQLLGGLQFGYLISAEQLYTADVTNTDPDVQVPVKNAPQIGVPDFAGNNGVSGNDYFQMLDIGLMLDVGADIYVNDKLYFSPAFRGYYGFFDINAKETRELQPAQGENIYLASHNAFVGFSLGINFMFADAKLGGSDDE, from the coding sequence ATGAAAAAATCGCTACTCACACTTATGTTTATCGTGTTGGTTGGTGCAGCAGCACAGGCGCAACAGGGTATCCATTTCGGATTTCACGGACAAATGAACAGTATCTGGATATTGAACCAGAATAATTATGAGTTTTCGGAAATGGATTATGAATACAAATTTGGTCCGACACTTGGACTTACGCTTGGATATAACTGGGAAGATAATTTCGGTATTCAGGTAGAATTTAACTACGCACAAATGGGTCAGGATTATTCTGATATCATGAAAGATTTTGGACCAACTGAAGATCCAAACAAACCGGATTTACAAACCAAAGTACTTACTTACCGTTATGTTGATTTAAATTATTTACAGGTTCCGGTATTATTTAAATACATGGAAGGTGATAATAAAGATGCGATTAAATACCAGTTACTTGGTGGTTTACAGTTTGGATATTTAATCAGTGCAGAACAATTATATACTGCCGACGTAACCAATACTGACCCTGATGTTCAGGTTCCGGTGAAAAATGCACCACAAATTGGTGTTCCCGATTTTGCAGGTAATAATGGCGTTTCAGGAAACGATTATTTCCAAATGCTGGATATCGGATTAATGTTAGATGTAGGCGCTGATATTTATGTAAATGACAAATTATATTTTTCACCTGCTTTCAGAGGTTATTATGGTTTCTTCGATATTAATGCAAAAGAAACGCGTGAATTACAACCTGCTCAGGGTGAAAACATTTATCTGGCATCACACAATGCATTTGTTGGTTTTTCATTAGGCATTAACTTTATGTTTGCAGATGCAAAATTAGGTGGCAGCGATGATGAATAA
- a CDS encoding LON peptidase substrate-binding domain-containing protein produces MQKFIPIFPLNIVAFPGEQINLHIFEPRYQQLINECNTEGKPFAIPVVNDNRMLDYGTEMELIKIHKKYPNGEMDIKVKGMHVIHILEIVKEVPEKLYSGAIVSVQQNIEDRHSRLFAELEELTQLLFSLLDIKDDIYKPDFVLNSFKLGHYVGFDFLEEYELLRHPRETSRQKLIVEHIKKILPSVQQIAEIKEKAKLNGHFRMLNPPDGLKD; encoded by the coding sequence ATGCAGAAATTTATTCCAATATTTCCGTTAAACATTGTCGCCTTTCCGGGTGAGCAGATAAACCTGCATATTTTCGAACCACGTTATCAGCAATTAATAAATGAATGTAATACAGAGGGTAAACCTTTTGCTATTCCGGTGGTAAACGATAACCGTATGTTGGATTACGGAACTGAAATGGAATTAATCAAAATTCACAAAAAATATCCGAATGGTGAAATGGATATTAAGGTGAAAGGGATGCATGTGATTCATATTCTGGAAATTGTAAAAGAGGTGCCCGAAAAATTATATTCCGGTGCTATTGTTTCGGTTCAACAAAATATCGAAGACCGCCATAGCAGATTATTCGCGGAGCTGGAAGAACTCACACAGCTATTATTTAGTTTGCTGGATATTAAAGATGATATATATAAACCCGATTTTGTACTCAACTCATTTAAGTTGGGGCATTATGTAGGGTTTGATTTTTTGGAAGAATATGAACTATTGCGTCATCCCAGAGAAACCAGTCGGCAGAAATTAATTGTGGAACACATAAAAAAAATATTGCCTTCGGTTCAGCAAATTGCAGAAATAAAAGAAAAGGCAAAACTAAACGGACATTTCAGAATGTTGAATCCACCTGATGGGTTAAAGGACTAA
- a CDS encoding MmcQ/YjbR family DNA-binding protein: MFDVEKFRAYCLKMKGVTEEFPFGEDTLVYKVMGKMFALTGLESEQFTINLKCERELMETLRAKYPAVQPGYHMNKQHWNTVVVDGSIAQKEILAMIDHSYNEVVKGLTKKMQQALENL; the protein is encoded by the coding sequence ATGTTTGACGTAGAAAAATTTCGTGCCTATTGCCTCAAAATGAAAGGGGTAACTGAAGAATTTCCATTTGGTGAAGACACCCTGGTTTACAAAGTAATGGGTAAAATGTTTGCCCTGACCGGACTTGAAAGTGAGCAGTTTACGATTAACCTGAAATGTGAACGTGAGTTAATGGAAACCTTACGCGCCAAATATCCCGCTGTTCAGCCCGGATACCATATGAATAAACAACATTGGAATACGGTTGTGGTAGATGGCAGTATTGCGCAAAAGGAAATTTTGGCCATGATTGATCATAGTTACAATGAGGTTGTGAAGGGACTTACCAAAAAAATGCAGCAAGCGTTAGAAAACCTGTAA